In one Rattus rattus isolate New Zealand chromosome 16, Rrattus_CSIRO_v1, whole genome shotgun sequence genomic region, the following are encoded:
- the Asl gene encoding argininosuccinate lyase translates to MASESGKLWGGRFVGSVDPTMEKFNSSIAYDRHLWNVDLQGSKAYSRGLEKAGLLTKAEMQQILQGLDKVAEEWAQGTFKLHPNDEDIHTANERRLKELIGEAAGKLHTGRSRNDQVVTDLRLWMRQTCSKLSTFLKVLIEAMVDRAEAECEVLFPGYTHLQRAQPIRWSHWILSHAVALTRDLERLKEVQKRINVLPLGSGAIAGNPLGVDREFLCAELNFGAITLNSMDATSERDFVAEFLFWASLCMTHLSRMAEDLILYGTKEFNFVQLSDAYSTGSSLMPQKKNPDSLELIRSKAGRVFGRCAGLLMTLKGLPSTYNKDLQEDKEAVFEVSDTMTAVLQVATGVISTLQIHRENMAQALSPDMLATDLAYYLVRKGMPFRQAHEASGKAVVMAEMKGVALNQLSLQELQTISPLFSSDVNLVWDYSHSVEQYTALGGTAQSSVEWQISQVRALLQM, encoded by the exons ATGGCATCGGAG AGCGGGAAGCTATGGGGTGGCCGATTTGTAGGCTCCGTCGACCCCACCATGGAGAAGTTCAACTCATCTATCGCCTATGACCGGCATCTGTGGAATGTGGACCTGCAGGGAAGCAAGGCCTACAGCAGGGGCCTGGAGAAGGCAGGGCTTCTCACCAAAGCCGAGATGCAGCAGATACTGCAAGGCCTGGACAAG GTGGCTGAAGAGTGGGCCCAAGGCACCTTCAAATTGCACCCTAATGATGAAGACATCCACACAGCCAATGAGCGGCGCCTGAAG GAACTCATTGGCGAAGCTGCAGGGAAGTTACACACAGGCAGAAGTCGCAATGACCAG GTGGTCACGGACCTCAGGCTGTGGATGAGGCAAACCTGCTCAAAACTCTCCACCTTCCTCAAGGTGCTCATTGAAGCCATGGTAGACCGGGCAGAGGC GGAGTGTGAAGTCCTCTTCCCTGGGTACACGCACTTGCAGAGGGCTCAGCCCATCCGCTGGAGCCACTGGATCCTGAG TCACGCCGTTGCGCTGACACGAGATTTAGAGAGACTGAAGGAGGTGCAGAAGCGGATCAATGTCCTGCCACTGGGCAG TGGGGCCATTGCAGGCAACCCTCTGGGTGTGGACCGGGAGTTCCTCTGTGCAG AACTGAACTTCGGAGCCATTACGCTCAACAGTATGGATGCCACCAGCGAGAGAGACTTCGTGG CTGAGTTCCTGTTTTGGGCTTCTCTGTGCATGACCCATCTCAGCAGGATGGCAGAAGACCTGATTCTCTACGGTACCAAGGAATTCAACTTTGTGCAGCTCTCCGATGCCTACAG CACTGGAAgcagcttgatgccccagaagaAAAACCCAGACAGCTTGGAGCTGATCCGGAGCAAGGCGGGCCGAGTGTTTGGACGG TGCGCAGGACTCCTGATGACCCTCAAGGGACTTCCAAGCACCTACAACAAGGACTTACAG GAAGACAAGGAGGCTGTGTTTGAAGTGTCTGACACCATGACAGCTGTCCTCCAAGTAGCCACTGGAGTCATCTCTACACTGCAG ATTCATCGTGAGAACATGGCACAGGCACTCAGCCCTGACATGCTGGCTACCGACCTTGCCTACTACCTGGTCCGCAAAGGG ATGCCATTCCGCCAGGCCCACGAGGCCTCAGGGAAAGCTGTGGTCATGGCAGAGATGAAAGGGGTGGCTCTCAACCAGCTGTCACTTCAGGAGCTGCAGACCATCAG TCCCCTGTTCTCGAGTGACGTGAATCTCGTGTGGGACTACAGCCACAGCGTGGAGCAGTACACAGCCTTGGGTGGCACAGCACAGTCCAGTGTCGAGTGGCAGATCAGCCAGGTGCGGGCCCTGCTGCAGATGTAG